One Flavobacterium sp. 90 DNA segment encodes these proteins:
- a CDS encoding non-ribosomal peptide synthetase has translation MKTENIVDVYPMNDVQKGMVFTTLKNTGDVIYHDQFVYYVPRITNVERFEQAIRLMMEVHPILRTGFDLENYTEQLQIVYDKVDPVFNFVDLTELSEDKQEEYIKKYMQEERYRPYDFKIAPLWRIAMFNLDENNSVYLIQFHHAVLDGWSMATFNTQLFNVYSELENNKDYKPEPLKASVKDAVVEEIAEKNNPDTIQFWKDKLSYYNKPRIFTSKVIFQEFRKFLDQEVTKKLKKKAAEDELSYKNIVYGAFVYVLKTLSLEEDFVVGIVSNTRPIIEDGDKVLGCFLNSLPMKLSLGEYENSTWLEYFKSIEEEMRILKTKDRSTLFEISKIAGERIGAENPFFDILFNHIDFYNVYKDLNVATSKTKYLMKQKNIKLRSFEVTNTFLDANIIDTFEGSLEFHFKLTRELEQGYSLVQIHDYITQILAIYLDAPDTKLSNTAFVSETELALLKGFNATEISYESDKTILDLFASSVQNHSAEVAVSYQDTTLSYKDLDIRTGQLANYLVDRFGVKHNDLVGIKLERSSNMLVAILGILKSGGAYVPVDTNYPEERLEYIKSDSGYKVCIDEAFIKAFEIEKDNYSREVIGAKVLGNNLAYAIYTSGSTGNPKGVLNDHNGLYNRLLWMRDDLKISSADVILQKTPYTFDVSVWELLMPSVTGCKLVFAQPDGHKDPAYLLDLIADSQVSILHFVPSMLGIFLEELDPEKCASLKHVVCSGEALPAVMVEEFKQKLPWVRLHNLYGPTEAAIDVTSIDLTDVNTEESGVTIGKPVANTKIYIVDKNLSLQPVGVPGELLIEGVQVARGYLNRPELTAEKFIASPFNEGERIYRTGDLAKWLPNGEIAYIGRIDNQVKIRGNRIELGEIETRILESGYVENVAVLVKEDQSSRKYLVAYLIPRESYKQEDLYEYLKNRLPEYMLPGLLIEMENLPLTSSGKLNKKVLLELKEEISVSNYEAPRNEMESELAAIWEEVLKLDKVSIHDNFFRIGGDSIVSIRLISKINKAFENKITIGNLYENNTIAALSNLIAKTEGISNQDDLLSSQIIEKVEKLKYEVLNVREDSDLIEDIYPMHDIQKGMVLLSSINPASGIYHDQFVFQIPKVDLQLLEQALSKLVAKHAILRTCFDLVNYSEEIQIVLKEIDFKITQSDIQTVSSKEQEEFINDFMVSERKVPFDITIAPLWRIHLFTISPFNEVLLFQFHHSILDGWSIASLYTELFQIYKQVSNNLTYEITYLKTSNKEAVIEELFKKQCQKNIDFWGNEIKSVQNLNIFSTKGTYQQFSVSYDRAIKEKLQKKCKEDQITLKTLVYGALVYTIKLLSAENDFMIGLVGNNRPSLEDGDKLLGCFLNTIPVRNRLNDIENISWKEYFRGIDDKLLSLKSYEDLTFLEINKLANVEAGNQSQLINVLFNYVDFHIYEELEANAVDKKEQKVVQNYLNIKSHESTNTYFDIDVNTSGARFAFNYTLQREFKNELTLERIHNFIDRIILNYIDASENIVGKTALISSEEEHEILTVFNQPSTKNPQHTILELFSESVRNHQSNKAITDSKTTFTYGQLDKEINQFANFLKDKFEISTGDIVGVELNNDSAMIVSFLAILKTGGVYLPIDIDYSASRKELIYADSNCKVVIQDQILQNFRDSKENYKDEFESNVDLNDTAYIIYTSGSTGKPKGVPILHRSLVDYVLTFKNYFNINADDSIVQQSSTSFDTSIEEIFPILISGGSLVMNESKKDINHLLDLCEKHNVTVLSVNPFIVQYINEVYNNHNFKFRALISGGDVLKPKYIDRIWDKIKIYNTYGPTETTVCATYHEIKDLDTFISIGKPINNRQIYIFSPKSNNLTPIGLLGEICIGGEGVSLGYLNEADLTSRKFIDNPYNAEAKLYRTGDLGRWLPDGSIEFLGRSDSQVKIRGFRIELEEIELAILNSGYVKDAAALTIGDEENKRIVAFIVPLEGYSKESTMDYLSAHLPEYMLPSLILSTETLPLTINGKLDKDALKLPDMDNLFADSYEAPGNDVESKLVDIWKNLLQVNKIGINDSFFEIGGNSIMVVKLQNHLQREFQTLINIVELFNNVTIKKQAFILQKNLKTDQEEEVIKTMSF, from the coding sequence ATGAAAACAGAAAATATAGTGGATGTTTATCCTATGAACGATGTACAGAAAGGTATGGTATTCACCACATTAAAAAATACTGGGGATGTTATTTATCACGATCAGTTTGTGTACTATGTTCCAAGAATCACAAATGTCGAGCGTTTTGAACAAGCGATAAGATTAATGATGGAAGTACATCCTATTCTGAGAACAGGCTTTGATTTAGAAAACTACACAGAACAGTTACAAATCGTTTATGATAAAGTAGATCCAGTATTTAATTTCGTTGACTTAACAGAACTTAGTGAGGACAAACAGGAAGAGTATATTAAAAAATACATGCAGGAGGAACGTTACAGACCTTATGATTTTAAAATTGCTCCTTTGTGGCGAATTGCCATGTTTAATTTGGATGAAAACAATAGTGTTTATTTGATTCAGTTTCACCACGCTGTATTGGACGGATGGAGTATGGCAACATTTAATACACAACTTTTTAATGTTTATTCGGAATTAGAAAACAACAAAGATTATAAACCTGAGCCTCTTAAAGCTTCGGTAAAAGATGCTGTTGTTGAGGAAATTGCCGAAAAAAATAATCCGGATACAATCCAATTTTGGAAAGATAAATTAAGCTATTATAACAAGCCTCGTATTTTTACTTCTAAAGTTATTTTTCAGGAATTTAGAAAATTCCTTGATCAGGAAGTGACAAAAAAACTAAAAAAGAAAGCAGCAGAAGATGAACTATCTTATAAAAATATAGTTTACGGAGCTTTTGTTTATGTTCTGAAAACACTTTCGCTTGAAGAAGATTTTGTAGTAGGAATTGTTTCTAATACGCGACCAATAATAGAAGATGGTGATAAGGTTTTAGGATGCTTTTTAAACTCTTTGCCAATGAAACTTTCCTTAGGCGAATATGAGAATTCAACATGGTTAGAATATTTCAAAAGTATCGAGGAAGAAATGAGAATTCTTAAGACAAAAGACAGATCAACTTTGTTTGAAATTTCAAAAATCGCTGGAGAAAGAATTGGTGCCGAAAATCCTTTTTTTGATATATTATTTAATCATATAGATTTTTATAATGTCTATAAGGATCTTAATGTGGCGACTTCGAAAACGAAGTACTTGATGAAGCAAAAGAATATAAAACTAAGGTCTTTTGAGGTAACGAATACTTTTTTGGATGCTAATATCATTGACACTTTTGAAGGTTCTTTAGAATTTCATTTTAAACTGACCAGAGAATTAGAACAAGGATATTCATTAGTTCAAATTCACGATTATATTACTCAGATTTTAGCGATTTATCTGGATGCTCCGGACACAAAATTAAGCAATACAGCTTTTGTATCAGAAACAGAATTGGCATTGTTGAAAGGTTTTAATGCGACAGAGATTAGTTATGAATCAGATAAAACAATTTTAGATTTATTCGCTTCAAGTGTTCAAAATCATTCTGCTGAGGTTGCTGTGAGTTATCAGGATACAACATTGAGTTACAAAGATCTTGATATTCGTACCGGTCAATTGGCAAATTATTTAGTAGATCGTTTCGGCGTTAAACATAATGATTTGGTTGGAATAAAATTGGAACGCAGCTCAAATATGCTTGTTGCAATATTGGGTATTTTAAAATCAGGCGGAGCTTATGTTCCGGTAGATACAAATTATCCTGAAGAACGATTGGAATATATCAAATCAGACAGTGGTTATAAAGTTTGTATTGATGAGGCTTTTATTAAAGCTTTCGAAATCGAGAAAGACAATTATAGCAGAGAAGTTATCGGCGCAAAAGTTTTAGGAAACAATTTGGCTTATGCCATTTATACGTCAGGTTCAACGGGTAATCCAAAAGGAGTTTTGAACGACCACAACGGACTTTACAATAGATTGCTTTGGATGCGTGATGATCTTAAAATCAGTTCAGCCGATGTCATTTTGCAAAAGACACCATATACTTTTGATGTTTCTGTTTGGGAACTTTTAATGCCATCTGTTACAGGATGTAAATTGGTATTTGCACAGCCTGATGGACATAAAGATCCTGCTTATCTTTTGGATTTAATAGCAGATTCACAAGTAAGTATTCTTCACTTTGTTCCTTCGATGTTAGGGATTTTCCTTGAAGAATTAGATCCTGAAAAATGCGCAAGTTTAAAACATGTGGTTTGTAGTGGAGAAGCTTTACCAGCAGTTATGGTTGAAGAATTTAAGCAAAAACTGCCATGGGTTCGTCTTCATAATTTATATGGTCCAACTGAAGCTGCAATCGATGTTACTTCTATTGATTTAACAGATGTAAATACAGAAGAATCAGGAGTTACAATTGGTAAACCGGTAGCAAACACTAAAATTTATATAGTAGACAAAAACCTGTCTCTACAACCTGTAGGTGTTCCGGGAGAATTGCTGATCGAAGGAGTTCAGGTTGCCAGAGGATATCTAAACAGACCAGAACTTACTGCAGAGAAATTTATTGCAAGTCCGTTTAACGAAGGAGAGAGAATTTATCGTACCGGAGATTTGGCAAAATGGTTACCAAATGGCGAGATAGCTTACATAGGCAGGATTGACAATCAGGTTAAAATTCGTGGAAACAGAATAGAATTAGGCGAGATAGAAACAAGAATATTAGAATCAGGTTATGTTGAGAATGTGGCTGTTTTGGTAAAAGAAGATCAGTCTTCAAGAAAATATCTTGTTGCTTATTTAATTCCAAGAGAAAGCTACAAGCAAGAGGATCTGTATGAGTATTTAAAAAACAGATTACCGGAGTATATGCTTCCGGGATTACTTATAGAGATGGAGAATCTTCCTTTGACAAGCAGCGGAAAACTAAATAAAAAAGTCTTACTAGAGCTTAAAGAAGAGATAAGTGTTTCTAACTATGAAGCTCCAAGAAACGAAATGGAATCAGAATTGGCAGCTATTTGGGAAGAAGTTTTAAAATTAGATAAAGTAAGTATTCATGATAACTTTTTTCGTATTGGAGGAGATTCTATTGTGTCTATACGACTGATTAGCAAGATTAATAAAGCGTTTGAAAATAAAATTACAATCGGAAATTTGTATGAAAATAATACGATAGCAGCTTTAAGTAACTTAATCGCTAAAACGGAAGGAATTTCGAATCAGGATGATCTTTTAAGCTCGCAAATCATTGAGAAAGTTGAGAAATTAAAATACGAGGTATTAAATGTAAGGGAGGATAGTGATTTAATCGAAGACATTTATCCGATGCATGATATTCAAAAAGGGATGGTTTTGTTGTCGTCAATTAATCCAGCGAGTGGAATTTATCATGATCAGTTTGTATTCCAGATTCCAAAAGTTGATTTGCAGTTATTGGAGCAAGCCCTATCAAAATTAGTAGCTAAACATGCTATTTTGAGAACTTGTTTTGATTTGGTAAATTATAGTGAAGAAATTCAAATTGTACTAAAAGAAATTGATTTTAAAATCACTCAATCAGATATTCAAACTGTAAGTTCAAAAGAGCAGGAAGAATTTATTAATGATTTTATGGTTTCAGAACGTAAAGTACCTTTTGATATTACTATTGCGCCACTTTGGCGAATTCATTTATTTACTATTTCACCATTCAATGAAGTGCTGTTATTTCAATTTCACCATTCTATTTTAGACGGATGGAGTATTGCTTCTCTTTATACGGAGTTGTTTCAGATTTATAAACAAGTATCAAACAACCTTACCTATGAAATAACTTATCTGAAAACATCTAATAAAGAGGCTGTTATTGAAGAGTTGTTTAAAAAGCAATGTCAAAAAAATATCGATTTTTGGGGAAATGAAATTAAAAGTGTCCAAAATCTTAACATTTTTAGTACTAAAGGTACTTACCAGCAATTTTCAGTAAGTTACGATAGAGCTATTAAAGAAAAATTGCAGAAAAAATGTAAGGAAGATCAGATTACGTTAAAAACGCTAGTTTATGGCGCATTGGTTTACACTATAAAATTGCTGTCAGCAGAAAACGATTTTATGATTGGTTTAGTTGGCAATAATCGTCCCTCTCTTGAAGATGGGGATAAATTATTAGGTTGCTTTTTGAACACGATTCCGGTTAGAAACAGACTAAATGATATTGAAAACATTAGTTGGAAAGAATATTTTAGAGGTATTGATGACAAATTACTTAGCTTAAAAAGTTATGAAGATCTGACTTTTCTAGAGATTAATAAACTGGCTAATGTGGAAGCAGGAAATCAATCACAATTAATTAATGTACTTTTTAATTACGTTGATTTTCACATTTACGAGGAATTGGAAGCTAACGCTGTTGATAAAAAAGAGCAAAAGGTGGTTCAAAATTATTTGAATATTAAATCACACGAATCAACCAACACCTATTTTGACATAGATGTAAATACTTCAGGAGCGAGGTTTGCATTTAATTATACTTTGCAAAGAGAATTTAAGAATGAGCTAACCTTAGAAAGAATCCATAATTTTATAGATAGAATTATACTAAATTATATCGATGCTTCGGAAAATATAGTAGGCAAAACTGCTCTCATTTCCAGTGAAGAAGAACATGAAATTTTAACTGTTTTTAATCAACCGTCTACAAAAAATCCGCAGCACACCATATTGGAATTGTTCAGTGAAAGTGTTCGTAATCATCAATCAAATAAAGCTATTACAGATAGCAAGACTACCTTTACCTATGGGCAATTGGATAAAGAGATAAATCAATTTGCAAATTTCTTAAAAGATAAATTTGAAATCTCTACCGGAGATATAGTTGGCGTTGAGTTAAATAATGATTCGGCAATGATTGTATCTTTTCTGGCAATTCTGAAAACAGGAGGTGTTTATTTGCCAATAGATATTGATTATTCTGCTTCGAGAAAAGAGTTGATTTATGCAGATAGTAATTGTAAAGTAGTTATTCAGGATCAAATCCTTCAAAATTTTAGAGATTCTAAAGAGAACTATAAAGACGAATTTGAGTCGAATGTTGATCTAAATGATACTGCTTATATTATCTACACATCCGGTTCAACAGGAAAACCTAAGGGAGTGCCTATTTTACACCGATCATTAGTTGATTATGTACTGACATTTAAAAATTATTTCAACATTAATGCTGATGATTCTATTGTTCAGCAGTCAAGTACATCATTTGATACTTCAATTGAGGAGATTTTTCCAATACTTATAAGCGGAGGTTCATTGGTAATGAATGAATCAAAGAAAGATATTAATCATTTATTGGATTTATGCGAAAAACATAACGTCACCGTATTAAGTGTAAACCCTTTTATAGTTCAGTATATTAATGAAGTATATAATAATCATAATTTTAAATTCAGGGCTTTGATTAGTGGTGGTGATGTTTTAAAACCAAAATATATTGACAGGATATGGGACAAAATTAAAATATACAATACGTATGGTCCTACTGAAACTACGGTTTGCGCTACCTACCATGAAATAAAAGACTTAGATACTTTTATTTCTATAGGGAAACCAATCAATAATCGTCAGATTTATATTTTTTCTCCAAAATCGAACAATTTGACGCCTATTGGTTTACTCGGAGAAATTTGTATTGGCGGAGAAGGAGTATCGTTAGGTTATTTAAATGAAGCAGATTTAACTTCAAGAAAATTCATTGATAACCCCTATAATGCTGAAGCCAAATTATATAGAACCGGTGACTTGGGACGTTGGTTACCAGATGGTAGCATCGAATTTTTAGGAAGAAGTGACTCACAGGTCAAAATAAGGGGATTCAGAATAGAACTGGAAGAGATTGAACTCGCAATCCTTAATTCAGGCTATGTTAAAGATGCAGCTGCACTAACAATTGGGGATGAAGAAAATAAACGAATTGTAGCATTTATTGTTCCATTAGAGGGATATAGTAAGGAAAGTACAATGGATTATTTATCTGCTCATCTTCCGGAATATATGTTGCCAAGTTTGATACTTAGTACGGAAACTTTACCATTAACCATTAATGGGAAGTTGGATAAGGACGCATTGAAATTGCCGGATATGGATAATTTGTTTGCCGATAGTTATGAGGCTCCCGGCAATGATGTTGAGAGTAAATTGGTTGATATATGGAAAAACTTACTGCAGGTTAACAAAATAGGAATTAATGATAGTTTTTTTGAAATAGGTGGTAACTCTATTATGGTCGTTAAACTTCAAAATCATTTGCAAAGAGAATTTCAAACTTTAATTAATATAGTTGAATTATTTAATAATGTGACTATTAAAAAACAAGCATTCATACTCCAAAAAAACCTAAAAACAGATCAGGAAGAGGAAGTTATAAAAACAATGAGTTTTTAG